Proteins encoded together in one Cyprinus carpio isolate SPL01 chromosome B14, ASM1834038v1, whole genome shotgun sequence window:
- the LOC109101518 gene encoding neuronal acetylcholine receptor subunit beta-2-like isoform X4 encodes MTTNCWLSQVWNDYRLMWDPEEYEGIRKVRLPTQHIWLPDIVLYNNADGTYEVSFYSNAVVSNNGEVAWLPPAIYKSACKIEVRDFPFDQQNCTLKFRSWTYDHTEIDLILLSDFASRDDFKPSGEWDIVSLPGRKNEDPNDATYLDITYDFIIRRKPLFYTINLIIPCILITSLAILVFYLPSDCGEKMTLCISVLLALTVFLLLISKIVPPTSLAVPLIGKYLMFAMVLVTFSIVTSVCVLNVHHRSPSTHTMPKWVKYYFLFRLPGFLFMRRPGESNKRKKFNRKHQQCSSSDLPAKSEVDETDSTFFVNEEAKHIGWRPGELQESTEFRKRMAVKCSADMEEAVKGVRYIADKLKNEDDDEGIIEDWKYVAMVIDRLFLWIFVLVCVAGTIGLFMQPLFKSYNTPAMDDL; translated from the exons ATGACCACAAACTGTTGGCTCTCTCAG GTATGGAATGATTACCGGTTGATGTGGGATCCAGAGGAGTATGAAGGGATCAGGAAAGTTCGCCTTCCCACCCAGCATATATGGCTGCCTGACATTGTCCTGTACAACAA tgcTGATGGGACATATGAAGTGTCTTTCTACTCCAATGCGGTCGTGTCAAATAACGGTGAGGTTGCCTGGCTACCACCAGCCATTTATAAGAGTGCCTGTAAAATTGAGGTCCGGGACTTCCCCTTTGACCAGCAAAACTGCACACTCAAGTTTCGCTCATGGACTTATGACCACACAGAAATCGACCTCATCTTGCTGTCGGACTTTGCCAGCCGAGATGACTTCAAGCCAAGTGGCGAATGGGATATTGTGTCCTTGCCTGGTCGCAAAAACGAAGACCCAAATGATGCCACATATTTGGATATAACGTATGATTTTATCATCAGACGCAAACCGCTGTTCTACACCATTAACTTAATCATCCCatgtattctcatcacttcactGGCCATCTTAGTTTTTTACCTCCCATCAGACTGTGGGGAGAAGATGACTTTGTGTATCTCTGTTCTTCTGGCCTTAACTGTGTTCCTCTTGCTTATTTCCAAAATCGTACCGCCGACCTCACTCGCTGTGCCCCTCATTGGAAAGTACTTGATGTTCGCCATGGTCTTGGTGACTTTTTCAATTgttacaagtgtgtgtgtgctaaacGTGCACCATCGTTCCCCAAGCACACACACTATGCCCAAGTGGGTCAAATACTACTTCCTGTTCCGTTTGCCTGGTTTCCTATTCATGCGACGACCGGGAGAGTCCAACAAACGTAAGAAATTTAACAGGAAGCACCAGCAGTGCTCTTCATCTGATCTCCCAGCAAAAAGTGAGGTGGATGAGACTGATTCCACCTTCTTTGTCAATGAAGAGGCCAAGCACATTGGCTGGAGACCTGGCGAGTTGCAGGAAAGCACAGAATTTCGTAAGCGAATGGCGGTAAAGTGCTCTGCAGACATGGAGGAGGCTGTGAAGGGGGTCCGATATATCGCTGACAAGTTGAagaatgaggatgatgatgaaggg aTTATCGAGGACTGGAAATATGTGGCTATGGTGATCGACCGTCTGTTTCTGTGGATctttgttttagtgtgtgttgCAGGAACCATCGGCCTCTTTATGCAGCCGCTCTTCAAGAGCTATAACACACCCGCCATGGATGATTTGTAG
- the LOC109101518 gene encoding neuronal acetylcholine receptor subunit beta-2-like isoform X1, translating into MKLFSPSGDQRTEVTNHHPPDAEVVYLGYALAVWCAEVEERLVNYLLSPDRYNKLIRPAVNKSQQVTIAIQVSLAQLISVNEREQIMTTNCWLSQVWNDYRLMWDPEEYEGIRKVRLPTQHIWLPDIVLYNNADGTYEVSFYSNAVVSNNGEVAWLPPAIYKSACKIEVRDFPFDQQNCTLKFRSWTYDHTEIDLILLSDFASRDDFKPSGEWDIVSLPGRKNEDPNDATYLDITYDFIIRRKPLFYTINLIIPCILITSLAILVFYLPSDCGEKMTLCISVLLALTVFLLLISKIVPPTSLAVPLIGKYLMFAMVLVTFSIVTSVCVLNVHHRSPSTHTMPKWVKYYFLFRLPGFLFMRRPGESNKRKKFNRKHQQCSSSDLPAKSEVDETDSTFFVNEEAKHIGWRPGELQESTEFRKRMAVKCSADMEEAVKGVRYIADKLKNEDDDEGIIEDWKYVAMVIDRLFLWIFVLVCVAGTIGLFMQPLFKSYNTPAMDDL; encoded by the exons CTGTATGGTGTGCAGAGGTGGAGGAACGTTTAGTAAACTACTTACTCTCCCCTGACCGATACAACAAACTGATCCGTCCGGCAGTCAACAAGAGCCAGCAGGTCACCATTGCAATCCAAGTGTCCCTTGCCCAGCTCATCAGTGTG AATGAGAGAGAGCAGATCATGACCACAAACTGTTGGCTCTCTCAG GTATGGAATGATTACCGGTTGATGTGGGATCCAGAGGAGTATGAAGGGATCAGGAAAGTTCGCCTTCCCACCCAGCATATATGGCTGCCTGACATTGTCCTGTACAACAA tgcTGATGGGACATATGAAGTGTCTTTCTACTCCAATGCGGTCGTGTCAAATAACGGTGAGGTTGCCTGGCTACCACCAGCCATTTATAAGAGTGCCTGTAAAATTGAGGTCCGGGACTTCCCCTTTGACCAGCAAAACTGCACACTCAAGTTTCGCTCATGGACTTATGACCACACAGAAATCGACCTCATCTTGCTGTCGGACTTTGCCAGCCGAGATGACTTCAAGCCAAGTGGCGAATGGGATATTGTGTCCTTGCCTGGTCGCAAAAACGAAGACCCAAATGATGCCACATATTTGGATATAACGTATGATTTTATCATCAGACGCAAACCGCTGTTCTACACCATTAACTTAATCATCCCatgtattctcatcacttcactGGCCATCTTAGTTTTTTACCTCCCATCAGACTGTGGGGAGAAGATGACTTTGTGTATCTCTGTTCTTCTGGCCTTAACTGTGTTCCTCTTGCTTATTTCCAAAATCGTACCGCCGACCTCACTCGCTGTGCCCCTCATTGGAAAGTACTTGATGTTCGCCATGGTCTTGGTGACTTTTTCAATTgttacaagtgtgtgtgtgctaaacGTGCACCATCGTTCCCCAAGCACACACACTATGCCCAAGTGGGTCAAATACTACTTCCTGTTCCGTTTGCCTGGTTTCCTATTCATGCGACGACCGGGAGAGTCCAACAAACGTAAGAAATTTAACAGGAAGCACCAGCAGTGCTCTTCATCTGATCTCCCAGCAAAAAGTGAGGTGGATGAGACTGATTCCACCTTCTTTGTCAATGAAGAGGCCAAGCACATTGGCTGGAGACCTGGCGAGTTGCAGGAAAGCACAGAATTTCGTAAGCGAATGGCGGTAAAGTGCTCTGCAGACATGGAGGAGGCTGTGAAGGGGGTCCGATATATCGCTGACAAGTTGAagaatgaggatgatgatgaaggg aTTATCGAGGACTGGAAATATGTGGCTATGGTGATCGACCGTCTGTTTCTGTGGATctttgttttagtgtgtgttgCAGGAACCATCGGCCTCTTTATGCAGCCGCTCTTCAAGAGCTATAACACACCCGCCATGGATGATTTGTAG
- the LOC109101518 gene encoding neuronal acetylcholine receptor subunit beta-2-like isoform X3 gives MKLFSPSGDQRTEVTNHHPPDAEVVYLGYALAVWCAEVEERLVNYLLSPDRYNKLIRPAVNKSQQVTIAIQVSLAQLISVNEREQIMTTNCWLSQVWNDYRLMWDPEEYEGIRKVRLPTQHIWLPDIVLYNNADGTYEVSFYSNAVVSNNGEVAWLPPAIYKSACKIEVRDFPFDQQNCTLKFRSWTYDHTEIDLILLSDFASRDDFKPSGEWDIVSLPGRKNEDPNDATYLDITYDFIIRRKPLFYTINLIIPCILITSLAILVFYLPSDCGEKMTLCISVLLALTVFLLLISKIVPPTSLAVPLIGKYLMFAMVLVTFSIVTSVCVLNVHHRSPSTHTMPKWVKYYFLFRLPGFLFMRRPGESNKQAKHIGWRPGELQESTEFRKRMAVKCSADMEEAVKGVRYIADKLKNEDDDEGIIEDWKYVAMVIDRLFLWIFVLVCVAGTIGLFMQPLFKSYNTPAMDDL, from the exons CTGTATGGTGTGCAGAGGTGGAGGAACGTTTAGTAAACTACTTACTCTCCCCTGACCGATACAACAAACTGATCCGTCCGGCAGTCAACAAGAGCCAGCAGGTCACCATTGCAATCCAAGTGTCCCTTGCCCAGCTCATCAGTGTG AATGAGAGAGAGCAGATCATGACCACAAACTGTTGGCTCTCTCAG GTATGGAATGATTACCGGTTGATGTGGGATCCAGAGGAGTATGAAGGGATCAGGAAAGTTCGCCTTCCCACCCAGCATATATGGCTGCCTGACATTGTCCTGTACAACAA tgcTGATGGGACATATGAAGTGTCTTTCTACTCCAATGCGGTCGTGTCAAATAACGGTGAGGTTGCCTGGCTACCACCAGCCATTTATAAGAGTGCCTGTAAAATTGAGGTCCGGGACTTCCCCTTTGACCAGCAAAACTGCACACTCAAGTTTCGCTCATGGACTTATGACCACACAGAAATCGACCTCATCTTGCTGTCGGACTTTGCCAGCCGAGATGACTTCAAGCCAAGTGGCGAATGGGATATTGTGTCCTTGCCTGGTCGCAAAAACGAAGACCCAAATGATGCCACATATTTGGATATAACGTATGATTTTATCATCAGACGCAAACCGCTGTTCTACACCATTAACTTAATCATCCCatgtattctcatcacttcactGGCCATCTTAGTTTTTTACCTCCCATCAGACTGTGGGGAGAAGATGACTTTGTGTATCTCTGTTCTTCTGGCCTTAACTGTGTTCCTCTTGCTTATTTCCAAAATCGTACCGCCGACCTCACTCGCTGTGCCCCTCATTGGAAAGTACTTGATGTTCGCCATGGTCTTGGTGACTTTTTCAATTgttacaagtgtgtgtgtgctaaacGTGCACCATCGTTCCCCAAGCACACACACTATGCCCAAGTGGGTCAAATACTACTTCCTGTTCCGTTTGCCTGGTTTCCTATTCATGCGACGACCGGGAGAGTCCAACAAAC AGGCCAAGCACATTGGCTGGAGACCTGGCGAGTTGCAGGAAAGCACAGAATTTCGTAAGCGAATGGCGGTAAAGTGCTCTGCAGACATGGAGGAGGCTGTGAAGGGGGTCCGATATATCGCTGACAAGTTGAagaatgaggatgatgatgaaggg aTTATCGAGGACTGGAAATATGTGGCTATGGTGATCGACCGTCTGTTTCTGTGGATctttgttttagtgtgtgttgCAGGAACCATCGGCCTCTTTATGCAGCCGCTCTTCAAGAGCTATAACACACCCGCCATGGATGATTTGTAG
- the LOC109101509 gene encoding neuronal acetylcholine receptor subunit non-alpha-2 has protein sequence MTLAVIGLFTLFTSIIATTPASREFVSLAEREDALLRELFQGYQRWVRPVQHANHSVKVRFGLKISQLVDVDEKNQLMTTNVWLWQVKWLDYKLRWNPENYGGITSIRVPSESIWLPDIVLYENADGRFEGSLMTKAIVRYNGMVTWTPPASYKSACTMDVTFFPFDRQNCSMKFGSWTYDGNMVELVLINQQVDRSDFFDNGEWEILSATGVKGSRRDGHLSYPYITYSFILKRLPLFYTLFLIIPCLGLSFLTVLVFYLPSDEGEKVSLSTSVLVSLTVFLLVIEEIIPSSSKVIPLIGEYLLFIMIFVTLSIIVTVFVINVHHRSSATYHPMSPWVRSLFLQQLPHLLCMRGNTDRYHYPELEPHSPDLKPRNKKRPPGPEGEGQALINMLEQATNSVRYISRHIKKEHFIREVVQDWKFVAQVLDRIFLWAFLTVSVLGTILIFTPALKMFLRTPPPPSP, from the exons ATGACGCTGGCAGTCATTGGTCTTTTTACCCTGTTTACCAGCATCATCGCCACCACGCCTG CATCTAGAGAGTTTGTATCTCTGGCAGAAAGAGAAGATGCTCTTCTAAGGGAGTTGTTTCAGGGGTACCAGCGTTGGGTCAGGCCGGTTCAGCATGCAAACCACTCTGTGAAGGTCCGCTTTGGCTTGAAGATATCTCAGCTAGTGGATGTG GATGAGAAAAACCAACTCATGACCACTAATGTGTGGCTATGGCAGGTAA AATGGCTGGATTATAAACTGCGATGGAACCCTGAGAATTATGGTGGCATCACCTCTATAAGAGTCCCGTCAGAGAGCATCTGGCTCCCAGACATTGTTTTATATGAGAA TGCTGATGGACGTTTTGAAGGCTCACTTATGACCAAAGCCATCGTGCGGTACAACGGCATGGTCACATGGACGCCTCCTGCCAGCTACAAGTCCGCCTGCACCATGGACGTGACCTTTTTCCCATTCGATCGGCAGAACTGTTCTATGAAGTTTGGCTCTTGGACGTATGATGGAAACATGGTCGAACTAGTCCTCATCAATCAGCAGGTGGACCGAAGCGACTTCTTTGATAACGGCGAGTGGGAGATTCTCAGCGCCACTGGGGTCAAAGGCAGTCGGCGAGACGGCCACCTCTCCTACCCCTACATCACGTACTCGTTCATCCTGAAACGTCTTCCTCTCTTCTACACACTCTTCCTCATTATTCCCTGCCTGGGCTTGTCCTTTCTTACAGTGCTGGTCTTCTACCTGCCCTCTGATGAAGGGGAAAAAGTCTCTCTCTCCACCTCCGTCCTGGTGTCCCTCACTGTGTTCCTTCTCGTCATCGAGGAGATCATCCCTTCTTCCTCCAAGGTTATCCCGCTGATTGGAGAGTACCTGCTTTTTATCATGATTTTTGTCACTCTCTCCATCATCGTGACGGTTTTTGTGATCAACGTCCACCACCGCTCTTCAGCTACTTACCATCCCATGTCTCCGTGGGTGCGTTCGCTGTTTCTCCAGCAGTTGCCTCATTTGCTCTGCATGAGGGGAAACACAGACCGCTATCATTACCCAGAGCTGGAGCCTCACAGCCCTGACCTTAAGCCCAGGAACAAGAAAAGGCCACCTGGCCCTGAAGGAGAAGGTCAAGCTCTGATTAATATGCTGGAACAGGCTACCAACTCGGTTCGCTACATCTCACGCCACATTAAAAAGGAGCATTTTATTAGGGAG GTAGTTCAGGACTGGAAGTTTGTGGCTCAGGTGTTGGACAGGATTTTTCTCTGGGCCTTCCTCACAGTCTCTGTGCTCGGCACCATTCTCATCTTTACACCTGCCCTCAAGATGTTCCTGCGCACACCTCCGCCTCCTTCTCCGTGA
- the LOC109101518 gene encoding neuronal acetylcholine receptor subunit beta-2-like isoform X2, which translates to MAAPMASGLWFVALTVATVWCAEVEERLVNYLLSPDRYNKLIRPAVNKSQQVTIAIQVSLAQLISVNEREQIMTTNCWLSQVWNDYRLMWDPEEYEGIRKVRLPTQHIWLPDIVLYNNADGTYEVSFYSNAVVSNNGEVAWLPPAIYKSACKIEVRDFPFDQQNCTLKFRSWTYDHTEIDLILLSDFASRDDFKPSGEWDIVSLPGRKNEDPNDATYLDITYDFIIRRKPLFYTINLIIPCILITSLAILVFYLPSDCGEKMTLCISVLLALTVFLLLISKIVPPTSLAVPLIGKYLMFAMVLVTFSIVTSVCVLNVHHRSPSTHTMPKWVKYYFLFRLPGFLFMRRPGESNKRKKFNRKHQQCSSSDLPAKSEVDETDSTFFVNEEAKHIGWRPGELQESTEFRKRMAVKCSADMEEAVKGVRYIADKLKNEDDDEGIIEDWKYVAMVIDRLFLWIFVLVCVAGTIGLFMQPLFKSYNTPAMDDL; encoded by the exons ATGGCAGCTCCGATGGCTTCAGGACTTTGGTTTGTTGCGCTCACCGTGGCGA CTGTATGGTGTGCAGAGGTGGAGGAACGTTTAGTAAACTACTTACTCTCCCCTGACCGATACAACAAACTGATCCGTCCGGCAGTCAACAAGAGCCAGCAGGTCACCATTGCAATCCAAGTGTCCCTTGCCCAGCTCATCAGTGTG AATGAGAGAGAGCAGATCATGACCACAAACTGTTGGCTCTCTCAG GTATGGAATGATTACCGGTTGATGTGGGATCCAGAGGAGTATGAAGGGATCAGGAAAGTTCGCCTTCCCACCCAGCATATATGGCTGCCTGACATTGTCCTGTACAACAA tgcTGATGGGACATATGAAGTGTCTTTCTACTCCAATGCGGTCGTGTCAAATAACGGTGAGGTTGCCTGGCTACCACCAGCCATTTATAAGAGTGCCTGTAAAATTGAGGTCCGGGACTTCCCCTTTGACCAGCAAAACTGCACACTCAAGTTTCGCTCATGGACTTATGACCACACAGAAATCGACCTCATCTTGCTGTCGGACTTTGCCAGCCGAGATGACTTCAAGCCAAGTGGCGAATGGGATATTGTGTCCTTGCCTGGTCGCAAAAACGAAGACCCAAATGATGCCACATATTTGGATATAACGTATGATTTTATCATCAGACGCAAACCGCTGTTCTACACCATTAACTTAATCATCCCatgtattctcatcacttcactGGCCATCTTAGTTTTTTACCTCCCATCAGACTGTGGGGAGAAGATGACTTTGTGTATCTCTGTTCTTCTGGCCTTAACTGTGTTCCTCTTGCTTATTTCCAAAATCGTACCGCCGACCTCACTCGCTGTGCCCCTCATTGGAAAGTACTTGATGTTCGCCATGGTCTTGGTGACTTTTTCAATTgttacaagtgtgtgtgtgctaaacGTGCACCATCGTTCCCCAAGCACACACACTATGCCCAAGTGGGTCAAATACTACTTCCTGTTCCGTTTGCCTGGTTTCCTATTCATGCGACGACCGGGAGAGTCCAACAAACGTAAGAAATTTAACAGGAAGCACCAGCAGTGCTCTTCATCTGATCTCCCAGCAAAAAGTGAGGTGGATGAGACTGATTCCACCTTCTTTGTCAATGAAGAGGCCAAGCACATTGGCTGGAGACCTGGCGAGTTGCAGGAAAGCACAGAATTTCGTAAGCGAATGGCGGTAAAGTGCTCTGCAGACATGGAGGAGGCTGTGAAGGGGGTCCGATATATCGCTGACAAGTTGAagaatgaggatgatgatgaaggg aTTATCGAGGACTGGAAATATGTGGCTATGGTGATCGACCGTCTGTTTCTGTGGATctttgttttagtgtgtgttgCAGGAACCATCGGCCTCTTTATGCAGCCGCTCTTCAAGAGCTATAACACACCCGCCATGGATGATTTGTAG